The Malus domestica chromosome 17, GDT2T_hap1 genome contains the following window.
CTTACTTTCCCTTACTTTCCCTCATTAAGTccgaaaattagaaaaatgaagAACTACACGAGAAAAAACTGAGAGTGCGGAAATCGTTACCCGACCAATCAAAAGGcaataacaaagaaaatgcaCTTGACTTGACCCCTTGCCATAGATTGGCTCATGAACATACAAATATAAATGTACAAGAAGAAAATTGTCAATTGAGACCCTTAAAGGCAAAGGTCAAAGCCTTCAATAGGATTGATTGGATTGCTTGTCTCGAATTATCTTTGCCAAATAAGGATCTTGGAGAAAACCATATAGAGGAGAAGATAGAAAGCACCATGAAGTTCTAATTGCATCTATTTTAGACCTAATTCCATGGATCCCATAACCAACGAACTACAACAACATTTGGATTTTCCGGCCTAGATAACTTCCGCTAATTTGAAATTACGCTAAACAAACTGCGCGAAAGGGCAATCCATCTGACAAGATTAACACAAGTTTCCAACAAGAAGAATGGCATAGCCCATATCTCAGCTGCCAGTATTGTCATTCCCTAACATTAGAAAACCCCTTCTTCACAAGACATTATATCCAGTTTTAAGAAAGTACACGACACGGTACACAATCAATCATCACAAGTACAGAATTAGcattacaaaaaaatttggaaagGCAAAACTACGTATAACACACTTTGATCATTGGATTAATAAGCAACCACGTAAACAATAAAGAATATACCTCTCATTCTGGTTGCGTTCTTTTCATCCATGGCAAGTCTGTATTAAGAGAGGAAGGCATACCCATCTGTGTATCTATCGAGCTTGAAAACTTTCCCTTCTTCGACCAGAGCCAGATCTTGGAAACAGAATAGCTTTCACCCTTAGTCACACTGCTGATCTTCTTTCCCTCCATGTCACTATCAATTGAAAGATTACCATTGTTTTCTATCCCTCTTGTTGTCTTTACATTGCGGCCTTGCTGATCATTTGATAAGGGAACCCGAAGGTCGGAATCATTAAGCACATACTGATACGAACCCATTGAAAAACATCTTCTTGCATCCAATCTACTGCTACTACTCTCCCCTCCTCCTGTCTCCCCTACCTCAGCATCTACCTTTCTAAATTTTCCCAGTCTCACAGGCAAAATCCCATTATCGACGACAATTTCCTCAATGTCCACGGTTTTTTGCCTTGAAGCGAACCTGTTTTCTCCATTACCAGGatacccttcttcttctctataGTCATCAAAATCAAACATTGGGTTTTCAACTGAATACTCGGGATTAAAGAGGGTACTCCTACATAGAGGACATGTTGAATTTGACAGCAGCCAAGTATCTATACAGTTGATATGGAAAGCATGGCTACACGTAGGGAGCAATCGGAGCTTGTCCTTCTCAGTGAACTCACAAAGGCAAACGGAACAATCAAACGGCTCGTTCAAACCCACAATGTCCCGATACTGGAAAACAGGAAGAGCGTCGATAAAAGCTTGATCTAGACCAGAATCATGAAGGTGGAAGAGTTGCTGCAGCTGTCTCTGAAGAGCATCAGCAGTAGACATTTCTGGGTACCTATTAGACTGAGAATCCGCCGAGGAAGACGGGTGCTTGGTAAGAAATCGAACGAGCAGGTGAAGCAAACCGGAGATGAAAAACAGCACAGCCAGAATCACTATTATAAAAAGAACGGCAGGACTTATTTTTGTGCCGGATGATGATGGTGGCGATGGATTCGAGTTCGATTCACTACGAAAAGTTCCAGCATATGGGGGTGAAGAGTGAAGAGAAAAAGTAGGAGGGTAGCTCAAATAACCATCTTTAATCTGGATTTGATGCTCAACCCGAGACATCTTCAAATGGGTGTGCCCTGAAAACCATCTAAGATCTTTCCCCTCTGCCATTTGAGATATCATATCGCTTTCTGATACAAGCAATATTAGGGGAGGGGGAAATCAAACTCCGAGCTCGGGTGCAAGGGCGAATGCTGTTAACCAACCGAGCTACGAGCCCCTTGCATGTTCATACATATCTTACAACCAAAAACCATGCTCTTCTCTCTACTCAGAGACCAATCAAACACAAACCCAATTCATATTTCATGGAATTAAAGCTGAATTCAATCACTTTTTCTTCGTTCATCACCAGATTTCCATACCCCACAACTCATTTTTTTTgcagatacaaaccatgtattTTTATCTAACTTCTATTGTGGGTTTATATGCTTTCAATTTTCACACCAAATCGACTGATAACTTGACAGAATCTGACAATAATATTTCAGAATAAAAAAATGGAGCATACCTAACTTGATTCTTCTGAGGGAATCCACCATTTTTCATGTAATTTTCAAAAGGTCTGCAACAAAACGATGCTCTTTGCCGCCCTCCAAGTTGCAGCAGGGAAGAAGAAACCCTACAGACTCCGGGGCTTTTGATTCCGCCCGCAAATTGTACCGACAAAAGAAGAGGAAAGTGAAGTTgggtttctctttctctctctggagTTCCTGATTGATGGaagcacagagagagagagagagagagagagagagagaggggcagAAGGGTGACAGTGGCGAGAGCTCCTAAAGTGCCAAAAAGAAAACTAACGTCTGGCTCGCACGCGCTTAAGGGAGCGCGTGGGGGTCGTATGGTCAACTGTAAGCGACAACGTGCTTAACCCCGGAAACAGAGCTTCGAGGTGGGCCCGGGCTTTGATTAAGAAAGGGATCGTCTGTGTTCCGGTGGATTAGGTTGTAGGATAAGGAACCAGCCAACCAGGTGGATGACTTCTCGTATAGGGCACATCAAAGTGTC
Protein-coding sequences here:
- the LOC103404355 gene encoding RING-H2 finger protein ATL46-like, giving the protein MISQMAEGKDLRWFSGHTHLKMSRVEHQIQIKDGYLSYPPTFSLHSSPPYAGTFRSESNSNPSPPSSSGTKISPAVLFIIVILAVLFFISGLLHLLVRFLTKHPSSSADSQSNRYPEMSTADALQRQLQQLFHLHDSGLDQAFIDALPVFQYRDIVGLNEPFDCSVCLCEFTEKDKLRLLPTCSHAFHINCIDTWLLSNSTCPLCRSTLFNPEYSVENPMFDFDDYREEEGYPGNGENRFASRQKTVDIEEIVVDNGILPVRLGKFRKVDAEVGETGGGESSSSRLDARRCFSMGSYQYVLNDSDLRVPLSNDQQGRNVKTTRGIENNGNLSIDSDMEGKKISSVTKGESYSVSKIWLWSKKGKFSSSIDTQMGMPSSLNTDLPWMKRTQPE